CCCTATTCTCTTAGTGCATAAATCCTACACAGCCAACTTTCCATCTATGCCATTTGGTCCTATTCTCTTAGTGCATAAATCCCACAGAGCCGTCTTTCCATCTATGCCATTTCAGCCCTATTCTCTTAGTGCATAAATCCTACAGAGCCATCTTTCCATCTATGCCATTTCAGCCCTATTCTCTTAGTGCATAAATCCTACAGAGCCGTCTTTCCATCTATGCCATTTCGGCCCTATTCTCTTAGTGCATAAATCCTAGAGAGCCGTCTTTCCATCTATGCCATTTCGGCCCTATTCTCTTTGTGCATAAATCCTAGAGAGCCGTCTTTCCATCTATGCCATTTCGGCCCTATTCTCTTAGTGCATAAATCCTACAGAGCCGACTTTCCATCTATGCCATTTCGGCCCTATTCTCTTAGTGCATAAATCCTACACAGCCGACTTTCCATCTATGCCATTTCGGCCCTATTCTCTTAGTGCATAAATCCTACACCGCCGACTTTCCATCTATGCCATTTCGGCCCTATTCTCTTAGTGCATAAATCCTACACCGCCGACTTTCCATCTATGCCATTTCGGCCCTATTCTCTTAGTGCATAAATCCTACACCGCCGACTTTCCATCTATGCCATTTCGGCCCTATTCTCTTAGTGCATAAATCCTACACCGCCGACTTTCCATCTATGCCATTTCGGCCCTATTCTCTTAGTGCATAAATCTTACACCGCCGACTTTCCATCTATGCCATTTCGGCCCTATTCTCTTAGTGCATAAATCCTACACAGCCGACTTTCCATCTATGCCATTTCGGCCCTATTCTCTTAGTGCATAAATCCTACACAGCCGACTTTCCATCTATGCCATTTCGGCCCTATTCTCTTAGTGCATAAATCCTACACAGCCGACTTTCCATCTATGCCATTTTGGCCCTATTCTCTTAGTGCATAAATCCTACACAGCCGATTTTCCATCTATGCCATTTTGGCCCTATTCTCTTAGTGCATAAATCCTACACAGCCGACTTTCCATCTATGGCATTTCGGCCCTATTCTCTTAGTGCATAAATCCTACACAGCCGACTTTCCATCTATGCCATTTCGGCCCTATTCTCTTAGTGCATAAATCCTGCAGAGCCGTCTTTCCATCTATGCCATTTCAGCCCTATTCTCTTAGTGCATAAATCCTACACCGCCGACTTTCCATCTATGCCATTTCGGCCCTATTCTCTTAGTGCATAAATCCTACACAGCCGTCTTTCCATCTATGCCATTTCGGCCCTATTCTCTTAGTGCATAAATCCTACAGAGCCGACTTTCCATCTATGCCATTTCGGCCCTATTCTCTTAGTGCATAAATCCTACAGAGCCGACTTTCCATCTATGCCATTTCGGCCCTATTCTCTTAGTGCATAAATCCTACAGAGCCGTCTTTCCATCTATGCCATTTCGGCCCTATTCTCTTAGTGCATAAATCCTGCAGAGCCGTCTTTCCATCTATGCCATTTCGGCCCTACTCTCTTAGTGCATAAATCCTACAGAGCCGTCTTTCCATCTATACCATTTCGGCCCTATTCTCTTAGTGCATAAATCCTGCAGAGCCGTCTTTCCATCTATGCCATTTCGGCCCTACTCTCTTAGTGCATAAATCCTACACAGCCGACTTTCCATCTATGTCATTTCGGCCCTAAATTCTTAATGCATAAATCCTGCAGAGCCGTCTTTCCATCTATGCCATTTCGGCCCTACTCTCTTAGTGCATAAATCCTGCAGAGCCGTCTTTCCATCTATGCCATTTCGGCCCTACTCTCTTAGTGCATAAATCCTACACAGCCGTCTTTCCATCTATGCAATTTTGGCCCTATTCTCTTAATGCATAAATCcttattaatgcttttattaaatgcaaacacaTGTATCTCAGTCTAGTATAAATTATGATTACTTTAATTGAAGGCATGATTCTTTATATCTGATGTAAGAGAACAAAGAAATCTGCCATAAACCTATTTCAGAGTGAAATATAATCATTCATTAGGccttaacaattttttttgtttttggttctGGTTACCTGACACTACCTAATAAAAGCCGCTGACCctagtatttttgaaaaaaacaacaacaaaaacaacaataaaaacacaaccatatacacattttttttaaacataaactgtcattaatttttgtcagaATAAAGTTccaaaaaaacagcaaaatatgtAAAGCGACCTTTGTGAGAATAGCGCtaattatacaaaaaactaATCTTGACATTATGTATTTGGAATAAAATCTCTCCCTACCCTATCTAGTAAGGATGTTAACCTTACCAAACAACTTTGTTTAGTCCTTATGAATAATCTTCTATTTGTAAGACAATGTAATTTGATCCAAAACCATTTGCAATCTTTTTTCATAACTCGGTATATAAATAGTTGATTAGTTGTTGTGAAAAGAGCTAATTATAATAGAATTCATAGAAACTCTGGATTGAATCAATGAATATAAGATAATGCTCAAACACAATACAGTCACTTAAGTATTATCATTGTGTTACTTTTAGGATGGAAAtggaaatacatgtaaaatgtagACTTACAAAAGGAACTGTCTAACAGTAATGTAAATGTACTTTGATTGTAATCCAGAAGTTATAAATCATGATATTTTTACAGTGTATACTGACTTTACAATGAAACATTCTTAAGTTAACCCTTGATATAAAACCCATTGGTCCAAAATGGGAATATCACTTCAGCAATGGCGTGGCAAAATTGGAACATTTAGCCAAACACTGAAGaacagtttcattttaaatctgaTAATTCTTCAGCAGAAAGGGCTTTCACTAGCCATAAGGATTGCTCTGTTCTATTTACTTTGTGCACAATGTGTGGAACCTAACCCAGGTCCTCCAAAAGTCAACCCAGGAACAAATACAACCAAAGAAGATGAACCGGTGGAAGAATTAAACATGGCTGGATTGAATGAAAGTAGCTTGACAAAGATGCGGCCCATAGAAAGAGTGATATATGAGCGAGTGCCTGGCTCCACTCCCCAGGAGGAGTTAAAATTGCTTAAGGATGAGGAGTACGAAGAATATGACAGATTTGATGGTGAGGCAGAAGAAATAACAGTAagtaacaataattatattttaaacacagtGATGTGATAGACCTGGCAGCCTAAATGCTGTAACCATTACTTCGAGGGGTTTGGGGGACGCTCTAACAAAACTGCTGTGTAAGAAGGCATTTAGAAGGCTCTCTTtcctttaaatttgaaacaaactggAGTGTCAGTACTAAGAACAAATGAATAACAActgtttttatcctttttttgGTCCATCAAGCCATCGCATCCATGGATTATGACTAATCCATGCACATGACATTCACATAGGAATAAATACAACAAGAGATgattgtcaaacattatgctcCGTGTTGTCAGGAATATTGAACAATTGTGACCCAGATGCCGGCTGCTTTTTCAATACACAATATGATATTTGCCAAGACTTGTCAGCACCAATACTGGTCAGCTGAGGGAAACTTATAGAGACAATAAATAATTGTGACCTTGatgacatcaaaatcaataggggtcataaGAACCAGCTGCCAGCAAAATGGACCAACCAATTGGCAAAATTCGAAAAAATTAGTGAAGTAAAATTTGTAGTAGCTGGGAAAGTAACTattatttgagacagttcaaccgCAATGTTTTGAGAACCCTAGGTTACACCCAcgaccttcatgtcaagtttgaaggccattgATGCAGGCATTGTAAAGTTATAACTTTCTGCtttcaaagtcacagtgaccttgacctttatacttatgacctcaaaatcaacaATCTttatggatgcaggcattgtctaGTCATCACTTGAACAAGCTTTTCcaattcaaagtcactgtgaccttgacccttgacctgatgacctcgaaatcaatatgggtcatctgctAGTCAGGTCCACCTTCCATGTAAAGTTTGAGAACTGTAAGTCTTTAGCATGGCcaaacttattttgttaagatgaaccTTTTTTACTATAGTTACTCCATTTTAGGCAGAACATAAATTTAAGGACTATTTCGGATAAGGCAAGCACTTTTCAAGCTAAAACTAAAAATTCAAGCAGTTTTAAGaagttgtttgaaaattgaGAATTTTTTAGCCAGCAGCCTAAATTTCAGTGCCCTTAAGTCTCGCCCAGCcactatgtcaagtttgaggaccataggtccaggcattgtttagttatcacttggacaagctttacCCTACAGATGGACTGACTGAACAACTGACACATGCACAGCAATATCCCCACCCCCCTTCTTTGCAAGGGTAGCATACTATTACATGattccattttgtaaatatttttagggaaacaaataaaaaaatgatacttttaaaTCTTAAGTTCACTCTCATGtaggatatttatttttatctagtCACTACCAGCAAATCCTGAGCTGATGCGAAAGGTGTCTTTGAAGATGAGTGACATAATGGGAGATATTGGGGTGACACAAAAAATGGTGAACAGGCGACGTCGATTATTCCTCATGCGGGAGAAAGTCAACACTGACTATAGCAACataataaaccttaaaaatgtaaagaagTTCCATTTTGGAAGCCAAAGTGAAGGAAGCACCACTCTTGAGATGAATTCTGACATTGATATGCTTGTTTGTGACTATGACTGCCCAGTGGAACTGACCATTCCAGACAAAGACCCATTAATATCTTTCTTCTTAGCGATCAAAACTCCAGAAATGCCGGCCCAGCACTGTTACCTTCAAATGTTCTGTCCATACACCAGAAATCCTGCCACTGTTGAGCATGTAATTGGAAGGCAAGAAGATGTGGAAATAGATGATGAAGGTAGGGTGCTTCTCAAACACATATACGATGACAATAGGCTTAAAGAATTGTGGAAAGGGAAGTATAAAAAACAAGGACCATCAAGGAGTGGATGGGAGGACTTTGATATGGTGTCAGCCTTGCATTGTGCTACCCTCCCTGAAGAATGCCAGTATCTGTTTACAAGGATGCGTCCAGGTCACTGGCCCAGAAAAGaagtcttggaaaaagcaaaggGACTGGGAACATTTGTTGTGCGTCAAGGACATCCAAACAGCCCCAAGTCAGAACTAGAGTGGAGATTCTCTACGTCCCAAATAGAGCGCCTGCTAATGTTTGACTTGAACATTGTTCAGTTAAGAACATACATAATCGTAAAGCTAATTCGGAAATCCAGATTTAAAGAAATGGTGGAAGACAGACTAAGCACATTCCACTTCAAGACAGCAATGCTTTTCACTGTCGAAAAATATCCACCTGAAATATGGCGGGATGAAAATCTTACACAATGTGTAATTAACTGCCTAACAACATTGCAGGAATTTGTACGAAAAAGAAGCTGCCCCCACTATACAATTGAAGGTGTTAACTTGTTTGCAGGGAAGCTAAATGATAGTGAACTCCAGAAAATAGATAATGCACTGTCAGTTATAATAGAAGAGCCAATGAAAGGCTTTATAAGCATAGACATGGATAATATTGAAAAGCGAGTGCTGAGCAGTGTGTTTGGCGTTACGAAAAAGGACACAGTTAAAGAAACAGCTTTATATTGCTTTGGGCAGTTCTGTGCCATGTACAAAACAGTGGAAGGGAAAGAGGGCTTTGCAAGCAAAGCTGATGGAATCCATTCCTTGAGACTTAAACAACTGCCGGCTGAAATCATGGACACCAAATCTTTTATCATGAGTGAGAAGATTCCAAATAGATTGTTCAAGGAGATCCTGAAGATACAATGCTGCTTCCTTGGTTCAGTGAGGGCTTCCTTTCATATAGCAAATAAGTGGGCCTTTCCTGACGATATCAACATTCCATACGCTGTATCCCTGGATGCGGACCTGACATCATGCAGACTCAAGTTTGCCTCCATGTTGTACCGCAGTCGGCAGTATACACTTGCTGAACAAGTGCTGGCACATGTTGAAAGCCTGCTACATCCGAATGTGTGGCAATGGTGTGGGTGTCAGGGAAGACCTGAGATAAAACCCACCAATGAACTTGTTGAAATGATAAGAAACTTGCCTGATATAGGACTGATAGACGAAGATGGTCTTCCAATGATAGAAGTCAATGAGCATGTAGATATTCCAGAATTAGAACTGTTTAAGGCAAACATTGCTCGCAGTGTCAAGTTCATAAAACTGGAGTCACGCTGTGTGCCACAGCACCTGGTCTATGAAAAAGATCGGACACTCTGTGATGAAGAGAGGTTGATGAGACGGCCTGGAGATGACTGGATGGACGACATCATTATCGACGCCATTCCTTTTCTTTACTACCTGCAGTACCTCACATACAAGGAACTCAAAGATCAGGAAATAAATCGGGGACTCCGAAAAGAACTCACTCAGAGAAAACAAGCAGCATTGAAGAAACTTCATCTCTATGCATTTGAGAAGATtacaggtcaaggtcacgctgAGACGGCCTTCAATGTGCTTGGCCACTGCTATGCACTGGAGAACAACAAAGATATGGCCAGGCAGTGTTACACCTCATCACTAAGACTTTACAGATTTAATAATGCTGCTAATATTCACATGAGTGGACTGGGACTCAGCTTTGAGGAGTCGTTTGGCCAAGTTTAGCTCAAGCAAGACAATATTGCACACTAAATATTGGACCAACTCTTTTACTATGACGTCAGCAATCAAGTGCTTCCAAACtaattatattgaacattttattttacattacttAGTTATCTGAAAAGGCAGAAGTTCTTAAGCGCCACTCgtaatttgttaaaaatcaacaaaattttgtcaataaataatagCACATGGTTGCACTGTCCAAACTTCTTTTGAATATTAACCTATTTTTGTACTTTAACATTCTAAAGTAAAGGTCTATTACTGGAACACAGtgttatgaaaacaataaaatgattaaagcAGTGTTGAAGTGGGTGATATAATAAAGAGccacaaatacatgcattaatTTAAACGCTAGAAATAGCTTTTAAGCACAAAGGAGTATTGATACTTCCCTTAAGATCTTAgaattattaaataacacaTCAATCAGTAACTTGATCCAGAACTCAAGCCTCAGGTATTTTTCACAAATGGCTATCTTTATCCTGATGTATAAAAAAACTCACATCAATCCAAGTGCAAAAATAAGCTTTGAACTTACAGcacaaatttacatttatttttattttattttaagacaacCCAGTGATAGGCAAAACACTATTACAATAAGCTCTTTGAATAAGAAAAGGAATATTTAAGCACAAGGCAAATGGAACTTAACTGAatacaatatgatttttaatgctCAGGGTAATGATGattcaatgatttaaatataattgaatatcaATTTAGAAGTAGACTTTTTCGGCAATTTTTATCTTGAGAACCATGTTCTGAATCCGCCATCTTGTTTTTACAAACACAGCGTGCTTGGCaagatttttacaattttgcagTCAAAAACACTTTTGAGAGTCAATAGTTAAGCGTTCTACTTATAAATTGTTCACGCAATTATTACACGTGTCTGTTGTGCTTAACTATTCCCAAACTTAGTTTTAGAAACACAAGATTGTTTAGCACTCTACTCAGTCATTAGGCAAAGAAAAACTGTTCTGTACAAGCGCAACACATCTCATTTAAGATCAAACAAAATTTTtagacaaaaattatttttttatgctcAGGGTAATGGTGGTCCGATGattgaatataattgaatatcGATAGAAAAGGTCAATATCGGAAACTTTCGATAATGATTTTGTCTTAATATAAAGTGCATAAAACCTTAAGATCCAACTTTCCATCTATGCCGTTTCGGCCATTTTCATAACAGAAACTTTCTTAAAGCTTCTCaccaaaatgaattaattttgttattaatgtAAATTGAGCAATCCTAGAAAATAACGCAAAAGACTACTCAGAAATGCATAAGAAATCTGAAGTAAAATGCAAAATAGGAAGTGTTTGtacatgcatcaaaatatttgattattaaatGATCATTGGTTGGTTGTAAAATTTGGTCTGATTCCTAACACTAGCTCACAGTTTGCCAAGGGAAAATTTTCATGGCccctcaaaatggacatcagtactggtttctgcccaggaaactgACTCACTCATGATCCTATAAGCTATCagtttcatcacaatcaagctaaaagaaATCAGCATATATTTACAGTGACAAGCAAGTTTAGATTGTCAACATGGCAAGAACTCTGTATTACCTGGTAGAAGCCTGATTTTCAACACCTGGGCAAATTTGTTCAACTCTGGCACTGTGATTGTCAAACTGAAGTTCTGAAAAATAGATGTTTCATTGTAAACAAAAGCCATAATTATGGTTTTACTACGTGCAGTGGGAACAAAACCCATTGTACAAAACTCCATCACATCATTAATATTTCCCTGTTGGTTTCATGACTCTAGGTAATTTAGTTTTGGAGTTGAGCTACACAAGTCCAGAAATGCTAAATATTGCTAATTCAAGTGCCATAACTCAAAGTTTGACAAAGAGCAGCTGGAAGCAAAACACCAGGTGCACTAAAATCACCCCATTACCATACCCCATAGGTTTCATGGCTCTATGTAATAAAGTTTTGGTGTTTTCAGCCACACAATTCCAGATATGCCAAGTtcaataactctggttttactaagAGCAGCAGGGAACGAAACTCCAGGTGCAAAACTTCATCACCTAAATAACATTCCATCAAGGTTTcttgaaataatgaactattggtgtaaatataagtaatgaattgtttCTTGGTAAATAAGTTTGGGAGTTTTAAAACTTAGGGACACAGATTCGCATAATACTTCCGGAAGGAAGGACGCACAGAAAGACAAGGGCAAAATTGCATGGAagaatataaaacacatttaagctACGGTGTTAACAAGCTGTCATGGCGTTTGTTACTTTATCATATATATCTGTGtcattttcagttgaaaaataaatgtcaaactGTGGTTGAGTTACGATATGGGATCTGTACATTCTGAGATATCTTGCTACTTAATAAAGCTTAGGGGCAAGATTTAAAAGGAAAATTTATATAGCTAGATACAGCccatttaaaaatgtgttttttctaaTGAAACAGATGGTTGAGCGTGCCAGTGTTTGCTTGTATGTGACTTTTCGTATCCAGGTCTGTGATGGTCAGTGAGTGACCCTTGGTCATCAGGTTGACCCTActaatacccccccccccccccccggtacGCTGGGAGAGCCAACTGACCTTGCCAGTGTTTCCTTGTACTTGACCTTGAGCCTCAACATCCTTGATGGTCAGTGTGTGACCCTTGGTTGACGTACCCCCATAAGCCAGTTCCAGGCCACTGTAATACAAGaagttttcaataaatatatttttttttctgaaggcAATGTACACATGTTTATGTTCTATCAATTTCTTTGAGTGATGAAGCCAGTTCAAATTTCTTATTTGCTACAGAGTAAACACTTTCTTTTCATTAACATGTTAACAAGCAATTCAAGGTGCCAAGCCTTAGTTTTATTCATAGTTAGCTAAATCATGTTGCAATGACCTTTGGAATATAAAGCATCATTACAGATCTAGCAGAtggaataaaacaatttttgttaTAAACGATGTCCAGGTCTACATGGAAACAACAACAT
This genomic stretch from Mya arenaria isolate MELC-2E11 chromosome 10, ASM2691426v1 harbors:
- the LOC128205515 gene encoding uncharacterized protein LOC128205515; the encoded protein is MGISLQQWRGKIGTFSQTLKNSFILNLIILQQKGLSLAIRIALFYLLCAQCVEPNPGPPKVNPGTNTTKEDEPVEELNMAGLNESSLTKMRPIERVIYERVPGSTPQEELKLLKDEEYEEYDRFDGEAEEITSLPANPELMRKVSLKMSDIMGDIGVTQKMVNRRRRLFLMREKVNTDYSNIINLKNVKKFHFGSQSEGSTTLEMNSDIDMLVCDYDCPVELTIPDKDPLISFFLAIKTPEMPAQHCYLQMFCPYTRNPATVEHVIGRQEDVEIDDEGRVLLKHIYDDNRLKELWKGKYKKQGPSRSGWEDFDMVSALHCATLPEECQYLFTRMRPGHWPRKEVLEKAKGLGTFVVRQGHPNSPKSELEWRFSTSQIERLLMFDLNIVQLRTYIIVKLIRKSRFKEMVEDRLSTFHFKTAMLFTVEKYPPEIWRDENLTQCVINCLTTLQEFVRKRSCPHYTIEGVNLFAGKLNDSELQKIDNALSVIIEEPMKGFISIDMDNIEKRVLSSVFGVTKKDTVKETALYCFGQFCAMYKTVEGKEGFASKADGIHSLRLKQLPAEIMDTKSFIMSEKIPNRLFKEILKIQCCFLGSVRASFHIANKWAFPDDINIPYAVSLDADLTSCRLKFASMLYRSRQYTLAEQVLAHVESLLHPNVWQWCGCQGRPEIKPTNELVEMIRNLPDIGLIDEDGLPMIEVNEHVDIPELELFKANIARSVKFIKLESRCVPQHLVYEKDRTLCDEERLMRRPGDDWMDDIIIDAIPFLYYLQYLTYKELKDQEINRGLRKELTQRKQAALKKLHLYAFEKITGQGHAETAFNVLGHCYALENNKDMARQCYTSSLRLYRFNNAANIHMSGLGLSFEESFGQV